In the genome of Nocardioides marmoribigeumensis, one region contains:
- a CDS encoding SDR family oxidoreductase, with translation MSKVWFITGASRGFGREWSEAALERGDKVAATARRPETLDPLVEAYGDAVLPLQLDVTDRAAGRAAVQQAAEHFGRLDVVVNNAGYGHFGMVEELTEEEVRAQLETNLFGALWVTQAALPIMRAQGSGHIVQVSSIGGISAFPSVGAYHASKWALEGLSQSLAQEVKGFGIHVTLVEPGGFSTDWSGPSATHSEEMEEYADVREAASKRPTRRDPGDPHATRGPILEIVDAEEPPLRVFFGKAPLGIAAADYESRLKSWNKWQPLAERAHG, from the coding sequence ATGAGCAAGGTCTGGTTCATCACCGGTGCGTCCAGGGGCTTCGGTCGCGAGTGGTCGGAGGCGGCCCTGGAGCGGGGCGACAAGGTCGCTGCGACGGCCCGCAGGCCCGAGACGCTCGACCCCCTCGTCGAGGCGTACGGCGACGCGGTGCTCCCGCTGCAGCTGGACGTGACGGACCGTGCTGCGGGGCGGGCCGCCGTGCAGCAGGCGGCCGAGCACTTCGGGCGGCTCGACGTGGTGGTCAACAACGCCGGCTACGGCCACTTCGGGATGGTCGAGGAGCTGACCGAGGAGGAGGTCCGCGCCCAGCTCGAGACCAACCTGTTCGGGGCGCTGTGGGTGACCCAGGCGGCGCTGCCGATCATGCGCGCGCAGGGCTCGGGCCACATCGTCCAGGTGTCCAGCATCGGCGGGATCAGCGCGTTCCCGAGCGTCGGCGCCTACCACGCGTCGAAGTGGGCGCTCGAGGGCCTGAGCCAGTCACTGGCACAGGAGGTCAAGGGCTTCGGCATCCACGTCACGCTGGTCGAGCCGGGTGGCTTCTCGACCGACTGGTCGGGCCCATCGGCGACGCACAGCGAGGAGATGGAGGAGTACGCCGACGTGCGCGAGGCCGCCAGCAAGCGTCCCACCCGTCGCGACCCCGGCGACCCGCACGCGACCCGCGGGCCCATCCTCGAGATCGTCGACGCCGAGGAGCCGCCGCTGCGGGTGTTCTTCGGCAAGGCGCCGCTGGGCATCGCGGCCGCCGACTACGAGTCGCGCCTCAAGAGCTGGAACAAGTGGCAGCCGCTCGCCGAGCGGGCGCACGGCTGA
- a CDS encoding maleylpyruvate isomerase family mycothiol-dependent enzyme translates to MDSDTVWRHIDTERTWMADLLEPLPAEDWERPSLCEGWTVRDVGAHLCLAQSSVLSVLGPMLKAGFRYDVFVRDTALRSPLTHEQIVATLRGFIGSRRKVAFITELEPLIDVLVHNQDIARPLGVDHPIPPDAAAAAADRVLSMRPPLRRWKAPRGVRLVATDIDWSYGQGEDVRAPMGQHLLAMTGRLPLVATSSA, encoded by the coding sequence GTGGACAGCGACACCGTCTGGCGGCACATCGACACCGAGCGCACCTGGATGGCCGACCTCCTCGAGCCGCTCCCCGCCGAGGACTGGGAGCGCCCGAGCCTGTGCGAGGGGTGGACGGTCCGCGACGTCGGCGCCCACCTCTGCCTCGCGCAGAGCTCCGTGCTCAGCGTGCTGGGCCCGATGCTCAAGGCCGGCTTCCGGTACGACGTGTTCGTGCGCGACACCGCGCTGCGCAGCCCCCTCACCCACGAGCAGATCGTGGCGACGCTGCGCGGCTTCATCGGCTCGCGCAGGAAGGTCGCGTTCATCACCGAGCTCGAGCCCCTCATCGACGTCCTGGTCCACAACCAGGACATCGCCCGCCCGCTCGGCGTCGACCACCCGATCCCGCCCGACGCCGCGGCGGCGGCCGCGGACCGGGTCCTGTCCATGCGACCCCCGCTCCGGCGCTGGAAGGCACCGCGCGGGGTGCGCCTGGTCGCCACCGACATCGACTGGTCCTACGGCCAGGGCGAGGACGTCCGAGCCCCCATGGGCCAGCACCTGCTTGCGATGACGGGGCGGCTGCCCCTGGTGGCGACGTCGAGCGCGTGA
- a CDS encoding SRPBCC family protein produces MRLELTTTASPEQVLSALTDFSDRRPQIWHRTLDPRTYELREQGDTWAVAKESTAGSPFWVVERYDWSDPGVVRWTDVETSWGGLGSGEVRILPDGAGSRLQAAWSNGEAAGLRDKVLLWLLHRGPMHRVISRMWRRTLDEYAASAG; encoded by the coding sequence ATGAGACTCGAGCTGACGACCACGGCCTCACCGGAGCAGGTGCTGAGCGCGCTGACCGACTTCTCCGACCGTCGCCCACAGATCTGGCACCGCACGCTGGATCCCAGGACCTACGAGCTGCGCGAGCAGGGCGACACCTGGGCCGTGGCCAAGGAGAGCACCGCCGGGTCGCCGTTCTGGGTCGTCGAGCGCTACGACTGGTCCGACCCGGGCGTGGTGCGGTGGACCGATGTCGAGACCAGCTGGGGCGGCCTCGGCTCGGGTGAGGTGCGCATCCTCCCCGACGGGGCCGGCAGCCGCCTCCAGGCTGCCTGGAGCAACGGCGAGGCGGCGGGCTTGCGCGACAAGGTCCTGCTCTGGCTGCTCCACCGCGGGCCGATGCACCGCGTCATCTCGAGGATGTGGCGCAGGACGCTGGACGAGTACGCCGCAAGCGCCGGCTGA
- a CDS encoding MOSC domain-containing protein, producing MRVERIGFTPVKGGRHVAHESVVLDASGPVGDRAFCLVDRARGRVLRTVENPSLVRTVAHWHGGVLSVRLPFGIAEGAPIGSGDVVEVDYWGRVARLEVVDGPWAAAYSRFLGYAVVLARVAPGAVVYAGPVSLVTTEALRWLGRRAGTEVAAERFRSTFVVDSGAGERRTEDQWVGRRVGIGEAEVEVTATIPRCAVVDLDPLTGVRDRALLKAIGGPDLPFGVDAVVTRPGRVRVGDRVLP from the coding sequence GTGCGAGTGGAGCGGATCGGGTTCACGCCGGTGAAGGGCGGGCGCCACGTCGCCCACGAGTCGGTCGTGCTGGACGCGAGCGGCCCCGTCGGGGACCGGGCCTTCTGCCTGGTCGACCGGGCGCGAGGACGGGTCCTGCGGACGGTCGAGAACCCAAGCCTCGTGCGCACCGTCGCCCACTGGCACGGCGGTGTGCTGTCGGTCCGGCTGCCGTTCGGCATCGCGGAGGGCGCCCCGATCGGGAGCGGTGACGTGGTCGAGGTCGACTACTGGGGACGGGTCGCTCGGCTCGAGGTCGTCGACGGGCCGTGGGCGGCGGCGTACTCCCGCTTCCTGGGGTACGCCGTCGTGCTCGCGCGGGTCGCGCCCGGCGCGGTGGTGTACGCCGGCCCGGTGAGCCTGGTGACCACCGAAGCCCTGCGCTGGTTGGGGAGACGCGCCGGGACCGAGGTGGCGGCCGAGCGGTTCCGGTCGACCTTCGTGGTCGACTCCGGGGCTGGGGAGCGACGCACCGAGGACCAGTGGGTCGGCCGGCGGGTCGGGATCGGCGAGGCCGAGGTCGAGGTGACCGCGACGATCCCACGCTGCGCGGTCGTCGATCTCGACCCGCTGACCGGTGTCCGGGACCGCGCGCTGCTCAAGGCGATCGGCGGCCCCGACCTGCCCTTCGGCGTCGACGCGGTCGTCACCCGTCCGGGTCGGGTGCGGGTCGGTGACAGGGTGCTCCCATGA
- a CDS encoding patatin-like phospholipase family protein produces MSALPDRPLTADLVLEGGGVLGVAHVGALSVLEESGYGFARVAGTSAGSIVGAFTAAGMPAARMTEIMQSLDYRRFTDRSLLDHVPVGGPLLSLLLDNGVYEGDAVREWVGNVLLDECAVETFGDLAIDDPHTSLPPEQQYKLVVTATDVSRGELVRFPWDYGVTYGLDPSTQRVADAVRASMSIPFFYEPTTITAADGTVSTLVDGGVLSNFPIDLFDRTDGRTPRWPTFGVKLIPDLPMDADKLVPVLGLVKHGPVALAAQVTMTAIVGHDQAQLAKPWVSARTIRADTEGVSPVDFGLSRADADKLYANGRAAATDFLRTWDWDDYLARFRTTS; encoded by the coding sequence ATGAGCGCCCTCCCCGACCGGCCCCTGACCGCCGACCTCGTGCTCGAGGGCGGTGGCGTCCTCGGGGTCGCGCACGTGGGCGCGCTGTCGGTGCTGGAGGAGTCGGGCTACGGCTTCGCGCGGGTCGCCGGCACGTCGGCCGGCTCGATCGTCGGGGCGTTCACCGCGGCCGGGATGCCGGCCGCGCGGATGACCGAGATCATGCAGTCGCTGGACTACCGGCGCTTCACCGACCGGTCGCTGCTCGACCACGTGCCCGTCGGCGGTCCCCTGCTCTCGCTGCTGCTCGACAACGGCGTCTACGAGGGCGACGCGGTCCGGGAGTGGGTGGGCAACGTGCTCCTCGACGAGTGCGCCGTGGAGACCTTCGGCGACCTCGCGATCGACGACCCGCACACGTCGCTGCCCCCCGAGCAGCAGTACAAGCTGGTCGTCACGGCGACCGACGTCTCCCGCGGCGAGCTGGTGCGCTTCCCGTGGGACTACGGCGTCACCTACGGTCTCGACCCGTCGACCCAGAGGGTCGCCGATGCCGTGCGTGCGTCGATGTCGATCCCGTTCTTCTACGAGCCGACCACGATCACCGCCGCTGACGGGACCGTGTCGACGCTGGTCGACGGCGGGGTGCTGTCGAACTTCCCGATCGACCTGTTCGACCGCACCGACGGGCGTACGCCGCGCTGGCCGACCTTCGGCGTCAAGCTCATCCCCGACCTGCCGATGGACGCCGACAAGCTCGTGCCGGTGCTCGGGCTGGTCAAGCACGGACCGGTGGCGCTGGCCGCGCAGGTGACGATGACCGCGATCGTCGGGCACGACCAGGCCCAGCTGGCCAAGCCCTGGGTGAGCGCGCGCACGATCCGGGCCGACACCGAGGGCGTGAGCCCGGTCGACTTCGGGCTCAGCCGCGCGGACGCCGACAAGCTCTATGCCAACGGCCGAGCGGCGGCGACGGACTTCCTGCGGACGTGGGACTGGGACGACTACCTGGCGCGCTTCCGCACCACGTCCTGA
- a CDS encoding MarR family winged helix-turn-helix transcriptional regulator: MADRRQRLELGILLFVANRALEERAFDAVVAAGITDITPAQARVAARIGPDGTRVSVLAEQARVTKQTAAFSVEQLEKAGYVERVPDPSDGRARLVRLTPKAQPMIDAAGEEVQRVMDEWADHVGEERLDQLHTTLADLRELTDPWWRS, translated from the coding sequence GTGGCCGACCGTCGTCAACGCCTCGAGCTCGGGATCCTGCTCTTCGTCGCCAACCGCGCGCTGGAGGAGCGGGCTTTCGACGCGGTCGTCGCCGCCGGCATCACCGACATCACGCCGGCACAGGCACGTGTCGCTGCGCGCATCGGGCCCGACGGCACCCGCGTCTCCGTGCTGGCCGAGCAGGCGAGGGTCACCAAGCAGACCGCGGCGTTCTCGGTCGAGCAGCTCGAGAAGGCGGGGTACGTCGAGCGCGTGCCCGACCCGAGCGACGGCCGCGCCCGGTTGGTGCGGCTGACCCCGAAGGCGCAGCCGATGATCGACGCCGCCGGCGAGGAGGTGCAGCGGGTGATGGACGAGTGGGCCGACCACGTGGGGGAGGAGCGTCTGGACCAGCTGCACACGACCCTGGCCGACCTCCGCGAGCTCACCGACCCTTGGTGGAGGAGCTGA
- a CDS encoding ArsR/SmtB family transcription factor: protein MTDVFRALDDETRRLILDELAARDGQSLFEICTTLAMRHGVGSSRQAISQHLAVLEEAGLVRTRRQGRTKLHHFTPEPLAEIARRWPTTREEPA, encoded by the coding sequence GTGACGGACGTCTTCCGGGCCCTCGACGACGAGACCAGGCGCCTGATCCTCGACGAGCTCGCGGCCCGCGACGGGCAGAGCCTGTTCGAGATCTGCACGACCCTCGCGATGCGCCACGGCGTCGGCTCGTCGCGCCAGGCGATCTCGCAGCACCTCGCGGTGCTCGAGGAGGCAGGCCTCGTGAGGACCCGGCGACAGGGCCGCACCAAGCTTCACCACTTCACCCCCGAGCCGCTCGCGGAGATCGCGCGACGCTGGCCGACCACCCGAGAGGAACCCGCATGA
- a CDS encoding inorganic phosphate transporter — protein MSGVAAAAVVVVVLAIVFDVTNGFHDSSNSVAAPVATGAMTPAAAVAVAAVFTALGPLLAGTAVADTVGGLVEVGATETLDILLAALVASVVWNLLTWWRGLPSSSSHALVGGLVGAALTAGGLGAVRWGGFTGWRPDGIVGVLAALALSPLLGGLVGWAASRLAARSLRRARRGVTRWLCRGEWATAAALSFSHGTNDAQKTMGLITLALVSSGSLSAFVVPLWVKLVCAGALTIGTASGGWRIVRTLGRGIYRIRPLDGLTSQGTSSLVIGAAAVVGAPVSTTHVVASSVAGVGAGRRWRHVRWPVVREIALAWLVTLPCCAALGATVALAERMVL, from the coding sequence GTGAGCGGCGTGGCTGCGGCCGCTGTCGTCGTGGTGGTCCTGGCGATCGTCTTCGACGTCACCAACGGCTTCCACGACTCGTCGAACTCGGTCGCCGCCCCGGTGGCGACGGGTGCGATGACACCGGCGGCTGCGGTCGCGGTGGCGGCGGTGTTCACGGCCCTCGGCCCGCTGCTCGCCGGCACGGCTGTGGCCGACACGGTCGGTGGCCTCGTCGAGGTCGGCGCGACCGAGACCCTCGACATCCTGCTCGCCGCCCTGGTCGCGAGCGTCGTGTGGAACCTCCTGACCTGGTGGCGCGGGCTGCCGTCCTCGTCCTCGCACGCGCTGGTCGGTGGGCTCGTCGGTGCGGCCCTCACGGCCGGCGGACTCGGTGCGGTGCGGTGGGGCGGCTTCACCGGCTGGCGGCCGGACGGGATCGTGGGGGTGCTCGCCGCCCTTGCCCTGTCACCGCTGCTCGGCGGCCTCGTCGGGTGGGCCGCGTCGCGCCTCGCGGCCAGGAGCCTGCGGCGCGCCCGCCGCGGGGTCACGCGGTGGCTGTGCCGCGGAGAGTGGGCGACGGCGGCCGCGCTGTCGTTCAGCCACGGCACCAACGACGCCCAGAAGACGATGGGCCTCATCACTCTGGCGCTGGTGTCGTCGGGGTCGCTGTCGGCCTTCGTCGTGCCGCTGTGGGTCAAGCTGGTCTGCGCCGGTGCCCTCACGATCGGCACCGCGTCCGGTGGCTGGCGGATCGTCCGCACGCTGGGGCGCGGCATCTACCGCATCCGGCCGCTCGACGGGCTGACCAGCCAGGGCACCAGCTCGCTCGTGATCGGGGCCGCCGCGGTGGTCGGGGCGCCGGTGAGCACGACCCACGTGGTCGCCTCGTCGGTCGCCGGCGTCGGGGCCGGCCGGCGCTGGCGTCACGTGCGCTGGCCCGTCGTACGCGAGATCGCCCTGGCGTGGCTGGTGACCCTGCCGTGCTGTGCAGCGCTCGGCGCGACGGTCGCGCTGGCGGAGAGGATGGTGCTGTGA
- a CDS encoding P-loop NTPase fold protein: MDAVSVDRIVVEQTDLVQADADVLVVPATSSGTFGPSWSELVGRLAGLERVEEIELGGLRTVPVTTARAVLLAFAATRGPGEDAGEDADERIVESIGRALADLSRDNPAVRVIASPSLGTGAGRLPLERSVPALVRGFLAEPCDAQLMLVAREPDVVDRIKAVLGSEDAGSVDEASGTTGATTDRMFASSVADTVPLPGGGRVRAADRLDTAADVEMLASVILARNTSLPLAIGLFGDWGSGKSFFMAQLEERLDELSQTARTDEQSPFLSELRQIRFNAWHYVDADLWSSIASTIFDGLAVTGADGTRLDEARTALGEAAKEAEQARRERLSAEREVRSHQEDANRSAQKVLTTLPALVQELTRAPDPDAPTTPGADSGSRPTLVAADQVAVLTGFWAQLKVAARAGWAELRASRGWTIGFLALAVVLGVVATQVASSGWFAALLRVVVPLLTALAPALTFLTRALNGISRARKAREAELHDVQLALTRARVREEQAVHAVERQQEQLDLLRDRGAQLQTLVQSAAVEYRSGLGIMSRLRKDFEQLTLLVGARPDGPDDAAPAPLREAARTLANAENDIERIVLYIDDLDRCSPDQVVKVLQAVHLLLAFRLFVVVLGVDSRWLEASLASHYETLLEKPADYLEKIIQVPFLLRPMTKDGFSSMMSELSRPPVAQSMPAQRGEGTAGMQGTTYGAAIDTGGSAGPASEPVAPPPGRALTLTQPELDLLASLGDVVPSPRAGKRLLNIYRMLRVSADNGDALTAEDSPDSKVVVLLLGLLVGCPDEASEVFTTLAGADSGSFWEILRSGDHRGALTRLAPLKPLAETADLATVQLWLPRVRRFSYRMSRTPVP; encoded by the coding sequence ATGGACGCCGTCAGTGTCGACCGGATCGTCGTCGAGCAGACCGATCTCGTGCAGGCGGACGCCGACGTGCTCGTCGTCCCCGCGACCTCGTCGGGCACGTTCGGCCCGTCCTGGTCGGAGCTGGTGGGCCGTCTGGCCGGGCTGGAACGGGTCGAGGAGATCGAGCTCGGCGGCCTGCGGACCGTGCCGGTCACGACCGCCCGGGCCGTCCTGCTCGCCTTCGCCGCGACCCGCGGCCCCGGCGAGGACGCCGGCGAGGACGCCGACGAACGGATCGTGGAGAGCATCGGCCGCGCCCTGGCGGACCTCTCGCGCGACAACCCCGCGGTGCGGGTGATCGCCTCCCCCAGTCTCGGCACGGGCGCGGGTCGGCTCCCGCTGGAGCGCTCCGTCCCGGCTCTCGTGCGTGGCTTCCTCGCCGAGCCGTGCGACGCCCAGCTCATGCTCGTCGCTCGCGAGCCGGACGTCGTCGATCGGATCAAGGCCGTGCTGGGCAGTGAGGACGCCGGGTCGGTCGACGAGGCGTCGGGGACGACGGGTGCCACGACGGACCGCATGTTCGCCTCGAGCGTCGCCGACACCGTGCCGCTGCCCGGCGGCGGACGCGTCCGCGCGGCCGACCGCCTCGACACCGCGGCCGACGTCGAGATGCTCGCCTCGGTGATCCTCGCGAGGAACACCAGCCTCCCCCTGGCGATCGGGCTCTTCGGCGACTGGGGCAGCGGCAAGAGCTTCTTCATGGCACAGCTCGAGGAGCGGCTGGACGAGCTGTCGCAGACGGCCCGGACTGACGAGCAGAGCCCGTTCCTGAGCGAGCTCCGCCAGATCCGGTTCAACGCCTGGCACTACGTCGACGCGGACCTCTGGTCGAGCATCGCCTCGACGATATTCGACGGGCTGGCGGTGACGGGCGCCGACGGGACGCGGCTCGACGAGGCCCGCACGGCGCTCGGCGAGGCAGCCAAGGAGGCCGAGCAGGCGCGGCGGGAACGGCTGTCGGCCGAGCGGGAGGTGCGGTCGCACCAGGAGGACGCCAACCGCTCGGCGCAGAAGGTCCTCACCACCCTCCCCGCCCTGGTCCAGGAGCTGACCCGCGCGCCCGACCCCGACGCGCCGACCACGCCGGGAGCCGACTCGGGGTCCCGGCCGACCCTCGTCGCCGCCGACCAGGTCGCCGTGCTGACCGGCTTCTGGGCTCAGCTGAAGGTCGCAGCCCGCGCCGGCTGGGCCGAGCTGCGCGCGTCCCGAGGCTGGACCATCGGGTTCCTCGCCCTCGCGGTGGTGCTCGGCGTCGTCGCCACCCAGGTCGCCTCCTCCGGCTGGTTCGCAGCCCTGCTCCGGGTCGTCGTCCCTCTGCTCACCGCGCTCGCTCCGGCGCTCACGTTCCTCACTCGCGCGCTCAACGGCATCAGCAGGGCACGCAAGGCACGCGAGGCCGAGCTGCACGACGTGCAGCTCGCCCTGACCCGGGCACGGGTCCGCGAGGAGCAGGCCGTCCACGCCGTGGAACGGCAGCAGGAGCAGCTCGACCTGCTCCGCGACCGAGGCGCCCAGCTGCAGACGCTCGTGCAGTCGGCCGCGGTCGAGTACCGCAGCGGGCTCGGCATCATGTCCCGCCTGCGCAAGGACTTCGAGCAGCTGACCCTGCTCGTCGGTGCTCGGCCCGACGGGCCGGACGACGCGGCGCCCGCTCCTTTGCGGGAGGCCGCCCGGACGCTGGCCAACGCGGAGAACGACATCGAGCGGATCGTGCTCTACATCGACGACCTCGACCGCTGCTCCCCCGACCAGGTCGTCAAGGTGCTCCAGGCCGTGCACCTCCTGCTGGCCTTCCGCCTGTTCGTCGTGGTGCTCGGCGTGGACAGCCGCTGGCTCGAGGCCTCGCTCGCCTCGCACTACGAGACGCTGCTGGAGAAGCCCGCGGACTACCTGGAGAAGATCATCCAGGTCCCGTTCCTGCTCCGCCCAATGACCAAGGACGGCTTCTCCTCGATGATGTCGGAGCTCTCCCGGCCGCCGGTCGCGCAGAGCATGCCCGCTCAGCGCGGCGAGGGGACCGCCGGGATGCAGGGCACCACCTACGGCGCGGCGATCGACACCGGAGGGTCCGCGGGTCCGGCGTCCGAGCCGGTCGCCCCACCTCCCGGTCGCGCGCTGACCCTCACCCAGCCCGAGCTGGACCTGCTCGCCTCGCTCGGTGACGTCGTCCCGAGCCCGCGGGCCGGCAAGCGGCTGCTCAACATCTACCGCATGCTGCGGGTCTCGGCGGACAACGGCGACGCCCTCACGGCCGAGGACTCCCCGGACTCCAAGGTCGTCGTCCTCCTGCTGGGTCTGCTCGTCGGCTGCCCCGACGAGGCGTCAGAGGTGTTCACCACGCTGGCCGGCGCCGACTCCGGCTCGTTCTGGGAGATCCTCCGCTCCGGCGACCACCGAGGAGCCCTCACGCGTCTGGCGCCGCTCAAGCCGCTCGCCGAGACCGCCGACCTCGCCACCGTCCAGCTGTGGCTGCCGCGGGTGCGTCGCTTCTCCTACCGGATGTCGCGGACGCCGGTCCCCTGA
- a CDS encoding IS110 family transposase: MEATPARITFAGIDWSWQHHAVCVIDAQGHRLEEATLPHSRSGLAKITALLRRHEITQVGIERGDGPVVEHLLREGFEVVVISARQVKSLRVRYGSAGNKDDRFDAFVLADALRTDAGRWAIVRPDTPETVALRMLVRARQDLVGHRIAVHNQLLAVLQHNFPGAIGLFSGLDIAISLAFLRRFPSEAKAAWLSQSRLAHWLKANAYCGRQTPAELVAHLHEAATGRVDGAAAEASELIVLTLVELLTTLRRQQTALETRIKEALLAHPDGPIFQSLPRSGTVRAATLLAEIGDCRARFPDAGALAAAAGVAPSTRQSGTFRNVGYRRGCNKHLRDALVDWAQDTPRANAWARDTYDRARQRGARHPHAARILAQGWTRILWRCWTDHQPYNPDLHGRLNDLQHQAA; the protein is encoded by the coding sequence ATGGAGGCTACGCCCGCACGAATCACCTTTGCCGGGATCGACTGGTCCTGGCAGCACCACGCGGTCTGCGTGATCGACGCGCAGGGTCACCGGCTCGAGGAAGCCACGCTCCCGCACTCGCGTTCCGGCCTGGCCAAGATCACCGCGCTGCTGCGCCGCCACGAGATCACGCAGGTCGGAATCGAACGTGGCGACGGACCGGTCGTCGAGCACCTCCTGCGCGAGGGGTTCGAGGTCGTCGTGATCTCCGCACGCCAGGTCAAGTCCCTGCGGGTCCGCTATGGCTCGGCGGGCAACAAGGACGACCGCTTCGACGCCTTCGTCCTGGCCGACGCGCTGCGCACCGACGCCGGACGCTGGGCGATCGTGCGTCCCGATACCCCCGAGACGGTGGCGCTTCGGATGCTGGTCCGCGCCCGCCAAGACCTGGTCGGGCACCGGATCGCGGTCCACAACCAGCTGCTCGCCGTGCTGCAGCACAACTTCCCCGGCGCGATCGGCCTGTTCAGCGGCCTCGACATCGCCATCAGCCTGGCGTTCCTGCGCCGCTTCCCCTCCGAGGCCAAAGCCGCCTGGCTCTCGCAGAGCCGGCTGGCGCACTGGCTCAAGGCCAACGCCTACTGCGGACGCCAGACACCCGCCGAGCTCGTGGCACATCTCCATGAGGCCGCGACCGGACGCGTCGATGGAGCAGCCGCTGAGGCGAGCGAGCTCATCGTCCTGACCCTGGTCGAGCTGCTCACCACCCTGCGCCGCCAGCAGACCGCGCTCGAGACCCGGATCAAAGAAGCACTGCTCGCCCACCCCGACGGACCGATCTTCCAGTCCCTGCCCCGCTCCGGCACCGTCCGCGCCGCCACCCTGCTCGCCGAGATCGGCGACTGCCGGGCTCGCTTCCCCGACGCGGGCGCTCTGGCCGCCGCCGCCGGCGTCGCACCCTCCACCCGGCAGTCCGGGACTTTCCGCAACGTGGGCTACCGACGCGGCTGCAACAAACACCTCCGCGACGCCCTCGTCGACTGGGCCCAGGACACCCCACGCGCCAACGCATGGGCCCGCGACACCTACGACCGCGCCCGCCAACGCGGCGCACGCCACCCCCACGCAGCACGGATCCTGGCCCAGGGCTGGACGCGGATCCTCTGGCGCTGCTGGACCGACCACCAGCCCTACAACCCCGACCTACACGGCCGCCTCAACGACCTCCAACACCAGGCCGCTTGA
- a CDS encoding GNAT family N-acetyltransferase, which translates to MTAPRLVTDRLVLRPWRPDGDADVAAAYDLYRREEVVRFLGATPQVDASPEVTRDRLVRYVQRSAEEPDGLGVLAIEADGRAIGTALLTRLPDGDGVQTDDVEVGWHLHPDHWGHGYATEAARALLEHGFATLGLAEIHAVAYADNHPSLAVMQRIGMTRQGSTDRWYGVTMDWWRAARP; encoded by the coding sequence ATGACCGCTCCCCGGCTGGTGACCGACCGCCTCGTGCTGCGCCCCTGGCGCCCGGACGGCGACGCCGACGTCGCCGCGGCGTACGACCTCTACCGCCGCGAGGAGGTCGTGCGCTTCCTCGGAGCCACACCGCAGGTGGACGCGAGCCCGGAAGTGACTCGTGACCGGCTCGTGCGCTACGTCCAGAGGTCCGCGGAGGAGCCGGACGGCCTTGGTGTGCTGGCGATCGAGGCCGATGGTCGTGCGATCGGCACCGCGCTGCTCACGCGTCTCCCGGACGGCGACGGGGTGCAGACCGACGACGTGGAGGTCGGCTGGCACCTGCACCCCGACCACTGGGGCCACGGCTACGCGACCGAGGCCGCGAGAGCCCTGCTGGAGCACGGCTTCGCCACTCTCGGCCTCGCGGAGATCCACGCCGTGGCGTACGCCGACAACCACCCGTCGCTCGCGGTCATGCAGCGGATCGGCATGACCCGGCAGGGCAGCACGGACCGGTGGTACGGCGTGACGATGGACTGGTGGCGAGCCGCGCGACCGTGA
- a CDS encoding VOC family protein, with amino-acid sequence MRIELTSIFVDDQRAALAFYTEVLGFSKRHDIPLGPDSAWLTVVSPERPDGPELLLEPAGHPAVKPYRDALVEDGIPLVQFAVDDVEAEHARLTGLGVTFTQPPTDIGTAVVAVLDDTCGNLVQLLAMKPSEG; translated from the coding sequence ATGAGGATCGAGCTGACGAGCATCTTCGTCGACGACCAGCGAGCCGCGCTCGCCTTCTACACCGAGGTCCTCGGCTTCTCGAAGCGTCACGACATCCCGCTCGGCCCCGACTCGGCCTGGCTCACCGTCGTCTCGCCGGAGCGGCCCGACGGCCCCGAGCTGCTGCTCGAGCCGGCCGGTCACCCGGCGGTCAAGCCCTACCGTGACGCCCTGGTCGAGGACGGCATCCCGCTGGTGCAGTTCGCCGTCGACGACGTCGAGGCCGAGCACGCGCGACTGACCGGCCTCGGCGTCACCTTCACCCAGCCCCCGACCGACATCGGCACCGCGGTCGTGGCGGTCCTCGACGACACCTGCGGCAACCTGGTGCAGCTCCTCGCGATGAAGCCGAGCGAGGGCTGA